The following coding sequences lie in one Lolium perenne isolate Kyuss_39 chromosome 2, Kyuss_2.0, whole genome shotgun sequence genomic window:
- the LOC127333294 gene encoding uncharacterized protein → MPCATELVNGEGGAIKVGTTGTIGSLMIRELESIKVTPQGATTPRLRRQSNPVSVPCGASPRKTILRKSSSNVACSSSSSNNGRTDRVSADEASKARRSSQRNKSHSPMLHSDGVLADRSPNVEKAKKKGNFHVVEVVDVRCSNPMSSRLRKLGFSKLSETFA, encoded by the coding sequence ATGCCTTGCGCTACCGAGCTTGTCAATGGTGAGGGCGGCGCGATCAAAGTGGGCACAACCGGCACCATCGGTTCACTCATGATAAGAGAACTGGAGTCCATCAAAGTCACACCCCAAGGAGCTACTACCCCACGTCTGAGACGCCAAAGTAACCCGGTTTCGGTTCCCTGTGGAGCTAGCCCTCGGAAGACCATCCTAAGGAAGAGCTCATCCAATGTCGcatgcagcagcagtagcagcaaCAACGGCAGAACCGATCGTGTGAGTGCTGATGAAGCCAGCAAGGCAAGAAGGAGCTCTCAACGGAACAAGTCCCACTCTCCAATGCTGCACTCAGATGGTGTGCTAGCTGACAGAAGCCCGAACGTCGAGAAGGCGAAGAAGAAAGGAAATTTTCATGTTGTTGAGGTGGTTGATGTTAGGTGCAGTAACCCGATGAGCAGCCGTCTCCGTAAGCTTGGGTTCTCTAAGCTGTCGGAGACCTTTGCCTAG